In Necator americanus strain Aroian chromosome IV, whole genome shotgun sequence, the following proteins share a genomic window:
- a CDS encoding hypothetical protein (NECATOR_CHRIV.G14448.T1), giving the protein MFHRNFLTDDQRRTLEDVAKQLDQHLHDIPIDFMLGFFVSIIVTRWLTLFNNVGLIENVAHVISCCVRGSDDKTRLRRTNIIRYCVVAQLLAFRDISVPVRKRFPTSEAIVNAGFLFPHENEELKNVKCVATNMGKHGCLYGKTWIPVQWAVSLLKLARYKDESISSDLLLGKCLEELLRFRTCLLTLRNYDWVPIPIMYPQLVFLAVHLFFFIAVLSRQVVPTDSSSLSSLDAVIPLMSCLQFTFYMGWLKVAEALLNPFGEDDDDFECNFLLDRNLIVGIAIVNEGDCCLPKQENDPLWKVPMEPLYNKMQRTANPLVGSVVGVEFSFQERETRTVSSSGADYETDFVAI; this is encoded by the exons ATGTTTCATCGGAACTTTCTCACGGATGACCAGCGAAG gactcTTGAGGATGTTGCAAAACAATTGGATCAACATCTTCATGACATTCCAATAGACTTTATGCTTGGCTTCTTCGTTAGTATTATTGTTACACGATGGTTGACCCTTTTCAACAATGTGGGCTTGATAGAAAA tGTGGCTCACGTGATTTCTTGTTGTGTCAGAGGCTCGGACGATAAGACAAGACTGAGGCGGACGAACATCATCAG ATATTGTGTGGTGGCTCAACTTCTTGCCTTTCGTGATATATCTGTGCCAGTTCGAAAACGGTTTCCAACTAGTGAGGCCATCGTCAATGCTG GGTTTTTGTTTCCACACGAAAATGAGGAactaaaaaatgtgaaatgtgtGGCGACTAACATGGGGAAGCACGGATGTCTTTATGGAAAGACGTGGATACCAGTGCAGTGGGCCGTTTCTCTTCTGAAGTTGGCACGATACAAAGATGAATCTATTTCGAGTGACCTTCTGCTAGGAAAATGCTTGGAG GAACTTCTACGTTTCCGCACTTGTCTACTTACGCTGAGGAACTACGACTGGGTTCCGATTCCTATAATGTACCCGCAGCTTGTTTTCCTTGCTGttcatctctttttcttcatagcAGTTCTTTCTCGTCAAGTAGTACCAACTGACTCTTCATCTCTTTCATCG CTGGACGCTGTGATACCTCTCATGTCATGCTTGCAATTTACCTTCTACATGGGATGGTTGAAGGTTGCAGAAGCTTTACTTAACCCCTTTGGGgaggatgatgatgattttGAGTGCAATTTCCTACTGGACAGGAATCTCATA GTAGGAATAGCTATCGTCAATGAAGGTGACTGCTGCCTTCCCAAACAAGAAAATGATCCGCTTTGGAAGGTGCCTATGGAACCTCTGTACAATAAGATGCAAAGAACGGCGAACCCTTTGGTAGGATCTGTGGTTGGTGTCGA GTTTTCATTtcaagaaagagaaacaagaaCTGTGTCATCAAGTGGAGCGGACTATGAAACGGATTTTGTAGCTATCTAA
- a CDS encoding hypothetical protein (NECATOR_CHRIV.G14449.T1) codes for MPRFKDSRTWAMLSTLLYDMITLPFIPIFFVAVLATVYSQTTPLFPVACELNVLIVLDRSDSVKGGFNKSRKFVIDVSEELQIGPLKHRVAMVVYSGPSYRREIFPWNFAKNNEEFVRITNGLRAIGGTTSTKRALEVAQQLMNQRNKTISTLVLVVTDGRSADDPKEAGQRLQREYNTWIFAAATGEPEKVDKRELLDITGNVNHIVLHRGRELATDITKRLLRQAQEKCRTTTTTTTTTTTTTTTTTTTTNPITGCELDLVLVMDFSTTTDPIIRFYKELAQKLISALKIGPHYTQVAVVTFATVGKTRTKFNLKRYKTQPEVLHAIAQLETSGGTTAIGAGIKEGIKQTSEKEGARPGIATRVMIVFTDGWSNKGPEPEDIAREAVSQGFELYSVSYTKKVADAVTVNHSMLESIAQDMQHIYTDNNFEQLIEKVRRRNLKCM; via the exons atgccgagattcaaagacagtcgaacatgggcaatgcTTAGTACGTTATTATATGACATGATAACCCTTCCTTTTATACCG atattttttgtGGCCGTGCTGGCCACGGTGTATTCTCAGACCACCCCACTGTTCCCTGTTGcttgtgaacttaatgtgcTTATTGTTCTGGACAG GTCAGACTCAGTAAAAGGAGGTTTCAACAAGAGTCGAAAATTTGTCATAGATGTCTCCGAAGAGCTTCAAATTGGACCTCTCAAGCACAGg GTTGCGATGGTGGTATACTCAGGTCCAAGTtatagaagagaaatttttccctggaatttcgcaaaaaacaacgaagagTTCGTTAGAATCACAAATGGGTTGCGAGCTATAGGTGGGACGACAAGTACTAAGAGG GCTCTTGAAGTGGCTCAGCAGCTAATGAATCAACGAAACAAAACAATCTCAACACTTGTTTTGGTAGTCACCGATGGAAG ATCGGCTGATGATCCAAAAGAGGCGGGGCAACGCCTACAACGTGAGTACAACACCTGGATATTCGCTGCGGCTACGGGAGAACCTGAGAAAGTCGATAA ACGAGAACTACTCGACATCACTGGTAATGTGAATCATATCGTTCTGCATCGAGGTAGGGAGTTGGCCACTGACATCACAAAGCGACTTCTTCGTCAGGCACAG GAGAAATGTCGAACTactaccaccaccaccacaacaacaactacCACTACCACGACAACCACAACCACCACGAATCCCATAACTG GTTGCGAATTGGACCTCGTACTGGTCATGGACTTCTCGACTACAACAGATCCAATCATAAGGTTCTACAAAGAATTGGCGCAAAAACTGATCAGTGCACTTAAGATTGGACCGCACTACACACAA GTTGCGGTCGTTACGTTTGCAACAGTCGGCAAAACTCGTACAAAATTCAATCTCAAGCGATACAAAACACAACCCGAAGTGCTCCATGCAATCGCACAGCTTGAGACAAGCGGAGGCACGACTGCAATAG GTGCTGGTATCAAAGAAGGAATCAAACAAACTAGCGAAAAAGAAGGAGCAAGGCCTGGCATTGCAACTAGG GTGATGATAGTTTTCACCGATGGATGGAGCAATAAAGGGCCTGAACCTGAAGATATTGCCAGAGAAGCTGTTTCTCAGGGATTTGAGCTGTACTCTGTTTCATACACG aaaaaagtcgCTGATGCTGTCACAGTTAACCATTCCATGTTGGAGTCGATCGCACAAGATATGCAACACATCTACACGGACAATAATTTTGAACAACTCATTGAGAAGGTCCGGCGACGGAACTTGAAGTGCATGTGA
- a CDS encoding hypothetical protein (NECATOR_CHRIV.G14449.T2) has product MLTAGIHRRSLGSKASENFVNLAWWVCPQLVEVIGATGNDSSFFAATMQLRQPYVHVTIFFVAVLATVYSQTTPLFPVACELNVLIVLDRSDSVKGGFNKSRKFVIDVSEELQIGPLKHRVAMVVYSGPSYRREIFPWNFAKNNEEFVRITNGLRAIGGTTSTKRALEVAQQLMNQRNKTISTLVLVVTDGRSADDPKEAGQRLQREYNTWIFAAATGEPEKVDKRELLDITGNVNHIVLHRGRELATDITKRLLRQAQEKCRTTTTTTTTTTTTTTTTTTTTNPITGCELDLVLVMDFSTTTDPIIRFYKELAQKLISALKIGPHYTQVAVVTFATVGKTRTKFNLKRYKTQPEVLHAIAQLETSGGTTAIGAGIKEGIKQTSEKEGARPGIATRVMIVFTDGWSNKGPEPEDIAREAVSQGFELYSVSYTKKVADAVTVNHSMLESIAQDMQHIYTDNNFEQLIEKVRRRNLKCM; this is encoded by the exons ATGTTAACGGCTGGAATCCATCGGAGATCTCTAGGATCCAAAG CGTCTGAGAACTTTGTAAACCTGGCATGGTGGGTGTGTCCTCAGCTGGTCGAAGTGATTGGTGCGACGGGCAACGATAGTTCTTTCTTCGCCGCTACCATGCAGCTGCGGCAACCGTATGTTCATGTCACG atattttttgtGGCCGTGCTGGCCACGGTGTATTCTCAGACCACCCCACTGTTCCCTGTTGcttgtgaacttaatgtgcTTATTGTTCTGGACAG GTCAGACTCAGTAAAAGGAGGTTTCAACAAGAGTCGAAAATTTGTCATAGATGTCTCCGAAGAGCTTCAAATTGGACCTCTCAAGCACAGg GTTGCGATGGTGGTATACTCAGGTCCAAGTtatagaagagaaatttttccctggaatttcgcaaaaaacaacgaagagTTCGTTAGAATCACAAATGGGTTGCGAGCTATAGGTGGGACGACAAGTACTAAGAGG GCTCTTGAAGTGGCTCAGCAGCTAATGAATCAACGAAACAAAACAATCTCAACACTTGTTTTGGTAGTCACCGATGGAAG ATCGGCTGATGATCCAAAAGAGGCGGGGCAACGCCTACAACGTGAGTACAACACCTGGATATTCGCTGCGGCTACGGGAGAACCTGAGAAAGTCGATAA ACGAGAACTACTCGACATCACTGGTAATGTGAATCATATCGTTCTGCATCGAGGTAGGGAGTTGGCCACTGACATCACAAAGCGACTTCTTCGTCAGGCACAG GAGAAATGTCGAACTactaccaccaccaccacaacaacaactacCACTACCACGACAACCACAACCACCACGAATCCCATAACTG GTTGCGAATTGGACCTCGTACTGGTCATGGACTTCTCGACTACAACAGATCCAATCATAAGGTTCTACAAAGAATTGGCGCAAAAACTGATCAGTGCACTTAAGATTGGACCGCACTACACACAA GTTGCGGTCGTTACGTTTGCAACAGTCGGCAAAACTCGTACAAAATTCAATCTCAAGCGATACAAAACACAACCCGAAGTGCTCCATGCAATCGCACAGCTTGAGACAAGCGGAGGCACGACTGCAATAG GTGCTGGTATCAAAGAAGGAATCAAACAAACTAGCGAAAAAGAAGGAGCAAGGCCTGGCATTGCAACTAGG GTGATGATAGTTTTCACCGATGGATGGAGCAATAAAGGGCCTGAACCTGAAGATATTGCCAGAGAAGCTGTTTCTCAGGGATTTGAGCTGTACTCTGTTTCATACACG aaaaaagtcgCTGATGCTGTCACAGTTAACCATTCCATGTTGGAGTCGATCGCACAAGATATGCAACACATCTACACGGACAATAATTTTGAACAACTCATTGAGAAGGTCCGGCGACGGAACTTGAAGTGCATGTGA